A stretch of DNA from Coccidioides posadasii str. Silveira chromosome 1, complete sequence:
CAAGCTCACTGTTTCAGCTCTCTCGCCTTCGGAGCCTGGCTTTTCACTCAGGGAGAGGGAATTCGCAAGTTTTTCACTGTTACTATCAACCATTTGTGAGTTTTTGGAGCTCCTAACATTTGAGATGGCCGTTTTGGCTGTGTTGTTTGCAGCACTTGGCTTTTCGCTCGGAGATACAGAGTTCCCAGTCTTTCCACGGTCATTACCAGCCATCTTTGAGGCTTTAGTGCTCTCAGCATTGGAGATAACCGTCGCAGCCTCATTTTCAGCAGTCAGCTTCTCATTCGAAGACGAGGTTGGCCCAAATAATTGATCCCTTTGTGAAGATGCAATTGCCTCAGCAAAACCTTTCGTGTCGCCTCCAGGGCGATCGCCTTTCTCTATGTCATCCTCATGGCCCGAGGATGATGCCTTTGTTTTTGGACCTCGATGTAACCCTCGTCTCATTACATCGGCTAGATTTTCAAATGCTGAGCGTAACTTTCCCTGTGTGTGTGTAAATGTCCTCTGGGTAGAGTCCGATGCGCTTGAATCGGAGGATGTAATGGCACTCGCGCTGGGATCAGCATTTTGAAGCGGATCCAACAGAGAAGGCACCAGGGTTCTTTCTCTGGGCCGTTTCTTAGGCTGTCTAGAAGGGCGCCACAGGCTTGGTGCGGGCTGACTTTGCTGTATGAATTGCTCGCTTAGAGCCTTTAAAAACCGGGCCATTTTATGATATCCTTCAGATGTTTCAAAATGCAAGAACGGAATATGCAGGTAAATCAGCGGCTGTATCCAAGGGAATTAGATTTTAGACATACAAATAGCACAATGTTATCTATTTCATCGTTTGGATCGGAGTCTGGGCTCGACTGCTCGTTGTCCGTTAACTGACCTTGGCTGTAAATGTCGAATAAAGATTCCCTACCTTGACAACTCGACATTGCGGCCTCATGAAAGAGCAGTGCTTCGTTGAAACACGATATTGTCGAAGAGTGGAGTTTGACAATGCAAGCTTGGACTTAAATTCCTCGTCCAGCATCGTAGCACCAGAACTCCGATTGCTGAAATGTCGATTAACCAAAATCTGCGCACATTTCGGTAGAATCCTTACGTTAGCTACTTTCAATAGGGTTAGGATTACAAAGTATGAGTAGAAAGCCATACATGAACCCACTCTATCTAATAAAGTCAGATCCGATCGTGTGTATAAACTGGGGTGGAGAGCCTACATTGTTGGCGGGTAGATGATACCATCTGAAAATAGGCTGCTGTCCGTCAATCCCCACTCGACTGGCTGGATCCATTATGGAGTCAGGCCCTTTGCCATAGAGCAGCTCGTAGATCGGCACCGTTTTCTCGATCCTCTGCTCCGTTGCGCCCACGAAAAAATCAACAATAGTGCCTTCAAATCCCTGGCAGGCTTTCAACTTGTTGGGCTGATCAGATGAAAGGGGTGGTATCCTGATTTGTCGCTTTGTGGAGGTCTTTGGGCCTGTAATCGCGGGCCCTTGAAGGAGCTGGTCGGATTGTAGCAAGGCTAGCATAGCAGGATTTTCGACTGCAAAGTCTTCAATCCTTCGGCCATCATCGTCACGTAGCTTCTT
This window harbors:
- a CDS encoding uncharacterized protein (EggNog:ENOG41KOG4177~COG:M), whose amino-acid sequence is MNCDPSSSDRGSKGERNFQASWNSRVSSDSQCLRLLDAVRRGDEDAVQCLLDDGANIRAKNIDGETALHDAVRNGSLSMVQLLLDRGVDAEVADSKGAKALYIAAETGDLELVELLLRFDVDVESFNPVAQSTAFHQAVICGHPAVAGLLLAKGADIDALVRDGHTPLLNAVIRNDLQAVEFLLQNGANKKLRDDDGRRIEDFAVENPAMLALLQSDQLLQGPAITGPKTSTKRQIRIPPLSSDQPNKLKACQGFEGTIVDFFVGATEQRIEKTVPIYELLYGKGPDSIMDPASRVGIDGQQPIFRWYHLPANNIEWVHILVNRHFSNRSSGATMLDEEFKSKLALSNSTLRQYRVSTKHCSFMRPQCRVVKVGNLYSTFTAKVS